In one window of Schistosoma haematobium chromosome 5, whole genome shotgun sequence DNA:
- a CDS encoding hypothetical protein (EggNog:ENOG410V456~COG:O), with the protein MTSHYHYHYYYYYYYNCFYSLFIILYCFLCIKFIQTIDRTELNELNIYDPMKCRSGNYRGKVNIAFDGTECLDWIDHKSFYKPYWSDDEARKHKNYCRNPGNDSSGPWCVVGIGRFKYCDVPRCGIS; encoded by the coding sequence ATGACtagtcattatcattatcattattattattattattattacaattgcttttattcattgttcattattCTGTATTGCTTTTTATGTattaaattcattcaaacaaTTGATAGAacagaattaaatgaattaaatatatatgatcCAATGAAATGTCGTTCTGGGAATTATCGTGGCAAAGTGAATATAGCATTTGATGGAACAGAATGTTTAGATTGGATAGatcataaatcattttataaacCATATTGGTCTGATGATGAAGCTAGAAAACATAAAAATTATTGTCGTAATCCAGGAAATGATTCTTCTGGTCCATGGTGTGTTGTTGGTATAGGAAGATTTAAATATTGTGATGTACCAAGATGTG